One region of Babylonia areolata isolate BAREFJ2019XMU chromosome 29, ASM4173473v1, whole genome shotgun sequence genomic DNA includes:
- the LOC143274697 gene encoding uncharacterized protein LOC143274697 isoform X1, with product MYTVDISSMCQIRKGTGTSRPVRRAIYPGSSPAAQQVMWEYEGDAAGQWVPYDMEISSCLEHAQHSGQQMLDMSAIFNLPYSVHFTTMQQVRINTGRTRQIRRSPLHAPYPVAAKTPKCFLKLTYVLPDPSSMPQPSTSHNGFPSSSSTSSGAHTASSGSQQKKGKSVPPTSGSDSDSDSDASIGMTLRLRTRQYKRMRKAGGQSGSVGKKSGKGAGPSAAAAASAPLTASVSGGGGPVATTSLVTTSLHSAGGLNPLTSPSFPLPTVSLVSTGSTLPLNLITYAQPLGANLTRGFPPMTHLPPSSSSSSSTHLSHQPQVSVHNNHLSVSSSSSSLSHSSPPSSQGQVYPGNMAQQHTPHNSSSSSHHAAHSVVSHLGSPHAHAAAASSSSSSTQGSVGGAYSMLNPHCHSSGTWSMLGRTLPPAGLAMAPPHMSLMPSSQPAPVGVLPSPAQAPLAPASQGSGVTTYQGPLTRKRVLKQMAGGGASVIPGGGAVNSHTHSHSLMGSLATHTFAAAPAPHHSQAPPPQRHGTPGGLASPLHHHHPHPHPLPHPHHHPMSQQQALAVPGPPHPSSSNHLAPHTQHLQQMHQHFHHQQQQQQQHQQQQQQHLAGFGMAPAGYPFNQSSFVPTLGHNILSGSTLLIPGASSGQHSVASAPGPGNAPLQQQSTASLPVTETLPTETKIVLPKKKKARSRPKTAEEVLSRYMELITPPEKEDCCICYETLCGPSSYGEGKAGQCDVIQLNKCSHMFHRLCLLAMYGSTHKGDSLQCPTCKTIYGELLGNCPPGEMSYDILSRPLPGHPHCGTIRVTYYISPGIQGPEHQNPGHRFTARGFPRSGFLPDDNRGRKILKLLMLAFRRKLMFTIGTSATTGESDTVTWNEIHHKTEFGSNLSGHGYPDPNYLDNVTAELALKGVMEDDL from the exons ATGTACACAGTCGACATTTCGTCTATGTGCCAAATCAGGAAAGGAACTG GAACGTCGCGGCCGGTGCGTCGGGCCATCTACCCGGGGAGCAGCCCGGCGGCCCAGCAGGTGATGTGGGAGTACGAGGGGGATGCGGCTGGGCAGTGGGTGCCCTACGACATGGAGATCTCGTCCTGTCTGGAGCATGCCCAGCACAGCGGTCAGCAGATGTTGGACATGTCCGCCATCTTCAACCTGCCCTACTCTGTACACTTCACCACCATGCAACAG gtgaggaTCAACACCGGGAGGACCCGCCAGATCCGTCGCTCTCCCCTGCATGCCCCATACCCAGTGGCGGCCAAGACGCCCAAGTGTTTCCTCAAGCTGACCTACGTGCTGCCCGACCCCTCTTCCATgccccaaccctccacctctcACAATGGCTTCCCGTCCTCCTCCAGCACCTCCTCCGGAGCTCACACAGCCAGCAGCGGCAGTCAGCAGAAAAAAGGAAAGTCGGTGCCACCTACCTCTGGCTCGGACTCTGACTCTGACTCAGATGCTTCGATTGGGATGACACTGCGATTGAGGACGCGGCAGTACAAGAGAATGAGGAAGGCCGGGGGTCAGAGCGGGTCTGTGGGGAAGAAGTCAGGGAAAGGGGCGGgtccctctgctgctgctgctgcgtctgCGCCTCTGACCGCCTCAG tTTCAGGAGGCGGTGGCCCTGTGGCCACGACATCCCTGGTGACCACCAGCCTGCACAGTGCCGGGGGTTTGAACCCCCtgacctccccctccttccccctgccCACAGTGTCCCTGGTGAGCACAGGGTCCACACTGCCCCTCAACCTCATCACCTACGCCCAGCCGCTGGGCGCCAACCTGACACGGGGTTTCCCCCCCATGACtcacctgcccccctcctcctcctcctcctcctccacacacctttCCCATCAGCCCCAGGTCAGCGTCCACAACAACCACCTGTcggtgtcatcgtcgtcgtcatcgttgtcacaCAGCAGTCCTCCATCCTCGCAGGGACAGGTGTACCCTGGCAACATGGCCCAGCAGCACACGCCCCACAACTCGTCGTCGTCCTCTCACCACGCCGCGCACAGTGTCGTGTCGCATCTTGGCTCTCCTCATGCCCACGCTGctgctgcctcctcctcttcctcctccacccaggGGTCGGTGGGCGGGGCCTACAGCATGCTGAACCCTCACTGCCATAGTTCAGGGACCTGGAGCATGCTGGGAAGGACGCTTCCTCCGGCAGGACTGGCGATGGCTCCGCCCCACATGTCCCTGATGCCGTCCTCGCAGCCAGCCCCTGTGGGCGTGCTGCCCTCTCCTGCCCAGGCCCCCCTCGCCCCTGCCTCGCAGGGGTCAGGAGTGACCACCTACCAGGGCCCGCTGACCCGCAAACGGGTGCTGAAGCAGATGGCGGGAGGAGGGGCGAGTGTCATACCAGGAGGGGGGGCCGTGAACagccacacccacagccacagccTGATGGGCAGCCTGGCCACGCACACGTTCGCCGCCGCCCCTGCCCCGCACCATTCACAGGCCCCGCCCCCTCAGAGACACGGCACTCCGGGAGGCTTggcatcccccctccaccaccaccatccccacccccacccactccctcacccccaccaccaccccatgtcCCAGCAACAGGCGCTGGCTGTGCCTGGCccgccacacccctcctcctccaaccaccTGGCCCCTCACACTCAGCATCTGCAGCAGATGCATCAACAtttccaccaccagcagcagcagcagcaacagcatcagcaacagcagcagcagcacttggCTGGGTTTGGTATGGCGCCGGCAGGTTACCCTTTCAACCAGTCGTCGTTTGTCCCCACACTGGGCCACAACATTCTGTCTGGCTCCAC GTTGCTGATACCTGgggccagcagtggtcagcacAGTGTGGCCTCAGCACCAGGACCAG GAAACgcaccactacaacaacagtcCACCGCCAGTCTGCCTGTGACAGAGACCCTACCCACAGAGACCAAGATTGTCCTGCCCAAAAAGAAAAAGGCCAGGAGCAGAC CGAAGACAGCAGAAGAGGTACTGTCCAGGTACATGGAGCTCATCACACCTCCAGAAAAAGAG GACTGCTGTATATGTTACGAAACTCTGTGCGGACCATCCAGCTATGGGGAGGGGAAGGCGGGGCAGTGTGACGTCATACAGCTCAACAAGTGCAGTCACATGTTTCACCGCCTCTGTCTGCTGGCCATGTATGGCAGCACTCACAAG ggtgacagCCTTCAGTGCCCAACGTGCAAGACGATCTACGGGGAGCTGTTGGGGAACTGTCCCCCCGGGGAGATGAGTTACGACATCCTGTCCCGCCCCCTGCCTGGCCACCCACACTGCGGCACCATCCGCGTCACCTACTACATCAGTCCCGGCATACag GGACCGGAGCACCAGAATCCAGGCCACAGGTTCACAGCGCGGGGATTCCCTCGCTCCGGATTTCTGCCCGATGACAACAGGGGGCGCAAG ATTCTGAAGCTGCTGATGCTGGCGTTCCGCCGCAAGCTGATGTTCACGATCGGCACCTCGGCCACCACAGGGGAGTCGGACACCGTCACCTGGAACGAGATCCACCACAAAACGGAGTTCGGATCCAACCTGAGCGGGCACGGCTACCCAGACCCCAACTACCTGGACAACGTGACGGCTGAACTGGCGCTGAAAGGGGTGATGGAGGATGACCTGTGA
- the LOC143274697 gene encoding uncharacterized protein LOC143274697 isoform X2 produces the protein MYTVDISSMCQIRKGTGTSRPVRRAIYPGSSPAAQQVMWEYEGDAAGQWVPYDMEISSCLEHAQHSGQQMLDMSAIFNLPYSVHFTTMQQVRINTGRTRQIRRSPLHAPYPVAAKTPKCFLKLTYVLPDPSSMPQPSTSHNGFPSSSSTSSGAHTASSGSQQKKGKSVPPTSGSDSDSDSDASIGMTLRLRTRQYKRMRKAGGQSGSVGKKSGKGAGPSAAAAASAPLTASGGGGPVATTSLVTTSLHSAGGLNPLTSPSFPLPTVSLVSTGSTLPLNLITYAQPLGANLTRGFPPMTHLPPSSSSSSSTHLSHQPQVSVHNNHLSVSSSSSSLSHSSPPSSQGQVYPGNMAQQHTPHNSSSSSHHAAHSVVSHLGSPHAHAAAASSSSSSTQGSVGGAYSMLNPHCHSSGTWSMLGRTLPPAGLAMAPPHMSLMPSSQPAPVGVLPSPAQAPLAPASQGSGVTTYQGPLTRKRVLKQMAGGGASVIPGGGAVNSHTHSHSLMGSLATHTFAAAPAPHHSQAPPPQRHGTPGGLASPLHHHHPHPHPLPHPHHHPMSQQQALAVPGPPHPSSSNHLAPHTQHLQQMHQHFHHQQQQQQQHQQQQQQHLAGFGMAPAGYPFNQSSFVPTLGHNILSGSTLLIPGASSGQHSVASAPGPGNAPLQQQSTASLPVTETLPTETKIVLPKKKKARSRPKTAEEVLSRYMELITPPEKEDCCICYETLCGPSSYGEGKAGQCDVIQLNKCSHMFHRLCLLAMYGSTHKGDSLQCPTCKTIYGELLGNCPPGEMSYDILSRPLPGHPHCGTIRVTYYISPGIQGPEHQNPGHRFTARGFPRSGFLPDDNRGRKILKLLMLAFRRKLMFTIGTSATTGESDTVTWNEIHHKTEFGSNLSGHGYPDPNYLDNVTAELALKGVMEDDL, from the exons ATGTACACAGTCGACATTTCGTCTATGTGCCAAATCAGGAAAGGAACTG GAACGTCGCGGCCGGTGCGTCGGGCCATCTACCCGGGGAGCAGCCCGGCGGCCCAGCAGGTGATGTGGGAGTACGAGGGGGATGCGGCTGGGCAGTGGGTGCCCTACGACATGGAGATCTCGTCCTGTCTGGAGCATGCCCAGCACAGCGGTCAGCAGATGTTGGACATGTCCGCCATCTTCAACCTGCCCTACTCTGTACACTTCACCACCATGCAACAG gtgaggaTCAACACCGGGAGGACCCGCCAGATCCGTCGCTCTCCCCTGCATGCCCCATACCCAGTGGCGGCCAAGACGCCCAAGTGTTTCCTCAAGCTGACCTACGTGCTGCCCGACCCCTCTTCCATgccccaaccctccacctctcACAATGGCTTCCCGTCCTCCTCCAGCACCTCCTCCGGAGCTCACACAGCCAGCAGCGGCAGTCAGCAGAAAAAAGGAAAGTCGGTGCCACCTACCTCTGGCTCGGACTCTGACTCTGACTCAGATGCTTCGATTGGGATGACACTGCGATTGAGGACGCGGCAGTACAAGAGAATGAGGAAGGCCGGGGGTCAGAGCGGGTCTGTGGGGAAGAAGTCAGGGAAAGGGGCGGgtccctctgctgctgctgctgcgtctgCGCCTCTGACCGCCTCAG GAGGCGGTGGCCCTGTGGCCACGACATCCCTGGTGACCACCAGCCTGCACAGTGCCGGGGGTTTGAACCCCCtgacctccccctccttccccctgccCACAGTGTCCCTGGTGAGCACAGGGTCCACACTGCCCCTCAACCTCATCACCTACGCCCAGCCGCTGGGCGCCAACCTGACACGGGGTTTCCCCCCCATGACtcacctgcccccctcctcctcctcctcctcctccacacacctttCCCATCAGCCCCAGGTCAGCGTCCACAACAACCACCTGTcggtgtcatcgtcgtcgtcatcgttgtcacaCAGCAGTCCTCCATCCTCGCAGGGACAGGTGTACCCTGGCAACATGGCCCAGCAGCACACGCCCCACAACTCGTCGTCGTCCTCTCACCACGCCGCGCACAGTGTCGTGTCGCATCTTGGCTCTCCTCATGCCCACGCTGctgctgcctcctcctcttcctcctccacccaggGGTCGGTGGGCGGGGCCTACAGCATGCTGAACCCTCACTGCCATAGTTCAGGGACCTGGAGCATGCTGGGAAGGACGCTTCCTCCGGCAGGACTGGCGATGGCTCCGCCCCACATGTCCCTGATGCCGTCCTCGCAGCCAGCCCCTGTGGGCGTGCTGCCCTCTCCTGCCCAGGCCCCCCTCGCCCCTGCCTCGCAGGGGTCAGGAGTGACCACCTACCAGGGCCCGCTGACCCGCAAACGGGTGCTGAAGCAGATGGCGGGAGGAGGGGCGAGTGTCATACCAGGAGGGGGGGCCGTGAACagccacacccacagccacagccTGATGGGCAGCCTGGCCACGCACACGTTCGCCGCCGCCCCTGCCCCGCACCATTCACAGGCCCCGCCCCCTCAGAGACACGGCACTCCGGGAGGCTTggcatcccccctccaccaccaccatccccacccccacccactccctcacccccaccaccaccccatgtcCCAGCAACAGGCGCTGGCTGTGCCTGGCccgccacacccctcctcctccaaccaccTGGCCCCTCACACTCAGCATCTGCAGCAGATGCATCAACAtttccaccaccagcagcagcagcagcaacagcatcagcaacagcagcagcagcacttggCTGGGTTTGGTATGGCGCCGGCAGGTTACCCTTTCAACCAGTCGTCGTTTGTCCCCACACTGGGCCACAACATTCTGTCTGGCTCCAC GTTGCTGATACCTGgggccagcagtggtcagcacAGTGTGGCCTCAGCACCAGGACCAG GAAACgcaccactacaacaacagtcCACCGCCAGTCTGCCTGTGACAGAGACCCTACCCACAGAGACCAAGATTGTCCTGCCCAAAAAGAAAAAGGCCAGGAGCAGAC CGAAGACAGCAGAAGAGGTACTGTCCAGGTACATGGAGCTCATCACACCTCCAGAAAAAGAG GACTGCTGTATATGTTACGAAACTCTGTGCGGACCATCCAGCTATGGGGAGGGGAAGGCGGGGCAGTGTGACGTCATACAGCTCAACAAGTGCAGTCACATGTTTCACCGCCTCTGTCTGCTGGCCATGTATGGCAGCACTCACAAG ggtgacagCCTTCAGTGCCCAACGTGCAAGACGATCTACGGGGAGCTGTTGGGGAACTGTCCCCCCGGGGAGATGAGTTACGACATCCTGTCCCGCCCCCTGCCTGGCCACCCACACTGCGGCACCATCCGCGTCACCTACTACATCAGTCCCGGCATACag GGACCGGAGCACCAGAATCCAGGCCACAGGTTCACAGCGCGGGGATTCCCTCGCTCCGGATTTCTGCCCGATGACAACAGGGGGCGCAAG ATTCTGAAGCTGCTGATGCTGGCGTTCCGCCGCAAGCTGATGTTCACGATCGGCACCTCGGCCACCACAGGGGAGTCGGACACCGTCACCTGGAACGAGATCCACCACAAAACGGAGTTCGGATCCAACCTGAGCGGGCACGGCTACCCAGACCCCAACTACCTGGACAACGTGACGGCTGAACTGGCGCTGAAAGGGGTGATGGAGGATGACCTGTGA